A stretch of DNA from Kangiella sediminilitoris:
AATTTAGAGTGATCGCCACCAGAGGTTTGCCATTTTGATTCACCTTTAGAAGCCAGTCTCGCACGCACACCTATGGTAGGTTTAATCCCCATTACTTTGGATTCTTCTAGAAGTAGATGAAGCTCCGACAGTTTCTCAATAACGATATAAACGGTATGACCCAGCTTGCTACCAATTAATGCTGCGCGAAGATATTCCCGGTCTTTATAGCCGTTACAAACAATAGTTGAATTGGTATTTTCTGACATTGCCAGAACTGCCATTAATTCGGGCTTGCTACCAGCCTCTAAACCAATTTGTTTTTGTTGCTTATCAATCTTGGCCTGACTTTTAACTATTTCTTCAACTACTCGTCGCTGTTGATTGACTTTAATCGGATAGCAGATGGTGTAGTAGCCGTTGTAGTCAAACTCATCAATAGCTTTATTGAAAGCCTGGCAAAGACTATTTACACGATGGTGAATAATGTCTCCAAATCGTAAAAGAGCTGGCATCTGGAAGCCCCGCGCTTTTAACTCCTGACAAATAGATGACAAAGTGAACTGGAGCTCGGGTTTCGTTTTATCAGGTGAAACGGTCAGATCGCCTTGCTGATTAAGATCAAAAAAACCATCGCTCCAATAGGGCAGATTATAATAGGCTTTCGCCTGATCAACTGACCAGCTTGTATTTGTATTAGCAGTCATTTATTGCTATCTCTCCATCGCCATGCTCTAAAGTATAGACGCTACAGCGTTAATAAAACAGTTGGATTAACTAATCCACCAGGTACAAAAAAGGCGGTGCCTTAGCCCGCCTTTTTGCAATCTTTCTAATCGCACCTTCAATTGAGGGCATCGATGACGTATTGGGGCAGAGCAAAACTGGCTACATGAAGCTCCGGTGTGTAGTACCGTGTCTTCATATTAGCCTGGCTAAATCGCTCACGAATTTGCTCGACGGACTTTTGTCTCAAGCTAATATCATCGGTACCCCAGGCAAGTGTCATAATGCCGCCGACATAAGTTGGTACGGGGGCTGCATAAAACCAGCGATCCTTAAATAATCCTTCGAAACGATTATAAGTTGTCTGAACTTCCTCTATCTGCATAAAGCTAACGCCATTCTGAGTGGCTAAAATACCGCCGTCAGTGAGACTGTTTTTACAACCTTGGTAGAAGCGGGAACTGAACAACACTTCGCCAGGTCCTTCAGGATCGGTAGAGTCAGAGATGATGACATCAAACTTTTCTTTATTATTGATGATAAAGTCAACGCCATCATCGATAACCAGGTTTACCCTGGGATCATCAAAAGCTCCATCAGAATGTTTAGGGAAGTATTTTTTACACATGTCTACCACGGCTTGATCAATTTCTACCATAGTCACATGTTGTACTTCAGGGTGACGTAATACCTCACGCAATATGCCGCCATCACCACCACCTATGATGAGCACTCGATTAGCCTCCCCGTGCGCAAAAAGTGGAACGTGGGTTAGCATCTCATGGTAGATGAACTCATCTTTTTCGGTAGTCTGTATAACACCATCCAACGCCATAACACGCCCAAACTGATCGTTATTAAATATAATCAGATGCTGGTGCTCTGTTTTGCTCTCAAACAGAATTTCATCAACAATGAAGCTCTGCCCATAGCTTTTATACAAAGTTTCGATAAAACGTTTGCTCATAAGGTACTTTGGTTCTTATTTATTAATTGTGCACTTCGCCACGTAAAATTTCTTTCACCGACACTTCTGATGGTAAGAACGCTTTACGAAGAATTTCCGTAGCTTTATGTGGTTCTGCGTCGCCACACATAAATACGTCAAATGCCGCATAGTCACGTTCAGGCCAGGTATGAACACTGATGTGTGATTCTGCTAGTACAGCAACACCAGAAATACCACCGTTAGGCGTAAAGTGATGCATGTGAATATGGAGCAGGGTAGCACCACATTCAATTACAGCTTCGCGGAAAGCTTGCTCCATTACTTGTAAGTCATCAAGTTTGGAAGCACCCCACAAATCAATAATAAGGTGTGTACCAGCAAACTGCTTGCCGTCTCTTTGGATGAAATGATCGTTTCGCTCATCGTTCTCATTGACGTTTTTAAAAGAAGGCCACTGAGTTTCTGTTGCGCCAGTAGGATCAATCTCTTGGTTATAGTCGAAGTCTTTATACACTTCTTTAATCTCCTCTCATGGGGAAGCCATAAACAAGCTTGTACATGTATTTTCTGGGGGCGTAACGACAGAAACTTCCCAGACCTACTGAGCAGGCTAATTTTCGTTATAGTTCAACGGGTTATCGACATTGTCTCAAGTGCTTTAATTGAGTTGACCGAGACTTATTAACCAGCACAATTTAGACTGTGCTTTATACGCTTTTTTGCTGAAAATGCAACACTTTTCGTTGAAAATATGTATAAAAAACATACAGGGATATTTTTTTCCTTTTAAAGGCCGTTACCACTGAAGTTGAGAACATATTTCATGGGGAAACAGAAGTGCTGCTAACAGCTGAAACTTTGAGATATATTTACTCGTTTTTGAGAGATTGTTAAGTTAATGTTAGCTTTTTGGACTTGATGGACTATTTAGATATAGAAAATATAACAATAATTTATCAATTAAATCAGTGAGATAGTATCTGTGCCGGTTATGTGATTATCTGGAATATTTACATTTTGTACAAAATGCTACAATCTAGATAAATAATAATGAGGCAAAACAAGGGTTGTTTGATAATAACTTGAGTTTGCATATGTCGCAGTAGTGGAGAGAGCCGTGAGTAAGACATTATCTCGTAAAGAATTATCACTGATTGGACGCGAGGGGGAGCGTATTAAAATAGGGTTATCCAATCTTGTGGATGCTTTTCCGAACCATGCTAAAACCATAACTGGCATGTCGAAATGGCTAGGGGCTAATAAATCAACTTGCCAAAGAATGGTTGAAACCATTAATAAAGCCGATACTGGGCTGGAAGTTATAGATTCTCTACCGGGTCCCGCTGGGATCAAAGGGTTTATTAAGCTTGCTGAGAGCAAAGGTAGTAATGAGAGCTTACTGGAAGAAGCAAGAAGTGTTGTCCAACGTTTCGAAAATTTGATTTATGATTTTTCTCGAAGTCACTCAGCTTTAAAAAAACTCATCCGTGAGTCCTCTTCGGTAAAAGAAACCACCAATTCTAAAAGAGATAATCGTGCTGCGCTATTTGAGTCGGTTAAGAAGATAACTGGCGAAACGATGGAGAGCTCTTTCGCTGCTTTCATACTCAAGGAAAGTGAGCAAGATTCAAATTATATTCAACAGTTTACGCTAACTTATTATGACTCATGTGAAACCTCAGAGCATTCGCGTCCACTTATGATGCCGATAGCACCTGTTGAAAACAAAATCTTGTCAGGTGAGCCTGATATAGTTTCACAGGAGCAGGTAAAAGGTAGTAACCTTCCTCTCTTTTCAGTGATCAAAGAATTTACCAGCTCTTCAATTACTGAAAATTTAGATAAGTTTGAGTTGGATGGAGACGTGATGGTTATTCCAACTAAGCTGGGGAGATCCAACCTGAATTTTGGTGCTATTCAGCATTACCCTAAACTGCAACAAAGTCCTTTTCATGGTGGGAAAAAGGTCAGTTGCGTCGGTTTACAGACACGTTACCCAACAAGAATTCAGTATATTGCCTGCTTTTTAGAGAAAACATTTGCGATGCGCAGCGTTGCCAATGCTGGCGTGTATGCTGGTGGTTCTGATATTGCTGGTATCTCAAGCTCAGACTTACTTTGGTATGACCGTTTCCATGACGAAGCTGATCTTCGTTTATCAGAGCCTTATGATGATTTTAATGAGAAACTGGATTATCCGTTAGCAAATGAGCTGGTAGATAACCTTTTCAGCATGTCTGGTTGCCAACGAGATCAGTATACGTGTTTTTTAATGAAAGTAGAGTATCCCATCTGGTCCGCCACCTACAGAATGTTTTTCCAATACGCCGTCGATTAAAGACATAGTATTTCACAACGCACAGCTGTTCTGGTGTGCTTACTCCCAAACATTTTAAGTACCACAAACTGTCGATAAAGTTGACAGTTTGAAGTTAAATCGTGCCAAAACCTAGTCATTTTTGCATTAATTCGTGGGCGTCCACACGAAATAAAAACACTAATATGGTTATAATCAGCAAGTTGCTGGATAAAGAGCTGGGGTTGCAAATGGACAGGAATAGAGAGCATAAAACTGAGCCTATCGGTGAGGATTATATTGCTCTAGATGACTCTACTTATACCCTCAAATATGATGGCCAAAGTATAGCTTTACGTCCAAAAACATTTAAAGTTCTAAAAGTTTTCCTTTCCAATCCCAATAAGGTATTAACCAAAGATTCAATAATCCAAGACGTATGGCCCAGTACAGTTATTTCTGATGACTGCCTGACACAATGCATTGTCGAGATAAGGAAAGTGCTTAAAGATGATGGCCACAGTATTATCAAAACATTCCCCAAAAGAGGTTACTCTTTCAATCCTGGTCAACTAAAGTACCCAGCGACTGATCAAAATAAACGTTTTCGACTTGCTGTTCTAAGCGTCAGCCTTGTGGTGTCCATAGTTTTCGCGATAATGGTGTGGCTATACGGTCCCGAGCGTAAAACAAAGCCAGTTCCTCCCTTAGTTCAGAATAGTATCGCTGTTTTACCCTTCAAGAGTCAGGCTGACTCAGAGGTAGACTACTCTAATTTTGAATTCATTTCAGATGGAATCGTTAGTTTAGTCTCCGAACATACTCAGTTACAGGTTATTTCCAGTAATGCTGCCAGTGAATACTATGAAAAGCTCGATGGTGATCAGTTGATACTTGCTGATGAATTGAAGGCATCACATATAGTGACTGGAGTTTTTAATAAAGGGAGCGGTGGTGATATTCGATTAACAGTACAGCTCATTGAAACAGACGGCTTTCAGGTGGTTTTAACAAAAAGTTTCCATGATGCACTCGAGACTGCGGATTTGCTGCCTTTTTATATTGCTCACTTATTGGTGGAGCATTTTAAAACTGAGCATTTTGTAACTAAAGAAGTTGCTATCAATCAAACTGCCATAGAGCTTTATAAAGTGGGTGAATACTATCTCGATAAACGTGGTGATGATAACATTCTGACCGCAGAGCAGAAATACTCAGAGGCACTCAAGATAGAGCCTAACTATGCCGATGCTTTGGCTGGTTTATCTTCAGTATATTTCTTGAGAGGGCTATCAGGTGAGGATGTCGATGATGAACTCTTAACTAAATCTAAAGATTTTGCCGAGCAAGCGCTAGACATTGATCCCTATCACCCCGTAGCGAATATTAGATTCGCTGATAGTTTGTATCACCTTAATGACATTGGCTTAGAGTTTCAGAGAAACTCATTCGAGAAAGTGATGGTCTACGCACCCGATCATCCGCTGATCCTGGGACGGCTTGCGGGTAGTTATTTAATTCAAGGTGAAACGGTCAAAGCTCTTAGCATTATGAAGAAGCTTGTCGAGTTAAGGCCTGAGTCACTAGTGTTCAGAAACAACCTGGCCCATACGTATTATTATTCAGGCAAATATGAAGAGGCCATTGAAGAGTTCTATAAAATTGCTGATGAAAGCGATATTTTCAGGCAGGAAGTGATGATAGAAATAGCAAAGATTTTACTGATTCAAGGTAAAGAAGAAGAAGTGAAAGAAATGCTAGTTTCGATGGAGCCTTCGGTCTTTAAAAGTTTTCTTGAAAAGTTTTTTAGTGAAGATAAGGTGGCCAGTATAGACTTGGATGACTGCCAGGTTAGATTAGCAATGGCTATATGTCTTGCGCTGGCTGAAATTTATGTTGCTTATGATCAGCAGCATGAATTTAATAAAGTATTGGCTATTTTAAAGCAGAAAGTTAACCTGGGACGCTCATACTCAGGTTATATTTATCTTCTCGTATCTCTAAAGAACTCACCTGTTTTAAGACAAAACCCTGCAGTAAAAGGAATACTCTCGGAACTGCAGGCATAAAAAAAGCGAGCATTAAGCCCGCTTTTTTTATGTCTGAAAATACTAGTGCTGTCTATTCTTTTTAGCTTCTGCTACACGCTGACGAGCAATTTCATCAGCAATGACGTTGGTTGGACGGCCAGAAGATTTCGAGGCATCAAACACCTCAGAAAGAGTACCGTAGATTTCATCTACTTTTTTCAGTGCGGCTGCCTGATCATAATTCTCTTCAAAAGATACGTTAATAATACCACCAGCGTTAATCACGTAGTCCGGTGCGTATAAAATACCTTTTTCCATTAGAATTTGACCATGACGATCTTCGGCAAGCTGGTTATTAGCAGCACCAGCAACGACTGAAGCCTTCAGCTTTGGAATTGTATTATCATTTATGGTCGCTCCCAAAGCACAAGGCGCATAAACGTCAACTTCCTGATGATAAATTTCATCAGTATCAACAGCTTTCGCGCCAAACTCGTCTACAACACGATCAACACTTTCTTTGTTGATATCTGTCACTACCAACTGAGCACCTTGCTCGTGA
This window harbors:
- the speD gene encoding adenosylmethionine decarboxylase is translated as MYKDFDYNQEIDPTGATETQWPSFKNVNENDERNDHFIQRDGKQFAGTHLIIDLWGASKLDDLQVMEQAFREAVIECGATLLHIHMHHFTPNGGISGVAVLAESHISVHTWPERDYAAFDVFMCGDAEPHKATEILRKAFLPSEVSVKEILRGEVHN
- the speE gene encoding polyamine aminopropyltransferase → MSKRFIETLYKSYGQSFIVDEILFESKTEHQHLIIFNNDQFGRVMALDGVIQTTEKDEFIYHEMLTHVPLFAHGEANRVLIIGGGDGGILREVLRHPEVQHVTMVEIDQAVVDMCKKYFPKHSDGAFDDPRVNLVIDDGVDFIINNKEKFDVIISDSTDPEGPGEVLFSSRFYQGCKNSLTDGGILATQNGVSFMQIEEVQTTYNRFEGLFKDRWFYAAPVPTYVGGIMTLAWGTDDISLRQKSVEQIRERFSQANMKTRYYTPELHVASFALPQYVIDALN
- a CDS encoding winged helix-turn-helix domain-containing protein codes for the protein MVIISKLLDKELGLQMDRNREHKTEPIGEDYIALDDSTYTLKYDGQSIALRPKTFKVLKVFLSNPNKVLTKDSIIQDVWPSTVISDDCLTQCIVEIRKVLKDDGHSIIKTFPKRGYSFNPGQLKYPATDQNKRFRLAVLSVSLVVSIVFAIMVWLYGPERKTKPVPPLVQNSIAVLPFKSQADSEVDYSNFEFISDGIVSLVSEHTQLQVISSNAASEYYEKLDGDQLILADELKASHIVTGVFNKGSGGDIRLTVQLIETDGFQVVLTKSFHDALETADLLPFYIAHLLVEHFKTEHFVTKEVAINQTAIELYKVGEYYLDKRGDDNILTAEQKYSEALKIEPNYADALAGLSSVYFLRGLSGEDVDDELLTKSKDFAEQALDIDPYHPVANIRFADSLYHLNDIGLEFQRNSFEKVMVYAPDHPLILGRLAGSYLIQGETVKALSIMKKLVELRPESLVFRNNLAHTYYYSGKYEEAIEEFYKIADESDIFRQEVMIEIAKILLIQGKEEEVKEMLVSMEPSVFKSFLEKFFSEDKVASIDLDDCQVRLAMAICLALAEIYVAYDQQHEFNKVLAILKQKVNLGRSYSGYIYLLVSLKNSPVLRQNPAVKGILSELQA